CTCTCCATTTCCCACTCCGAGTTACTACGGTTGTAATCGGTGCTGACGGCAAAATAAATTCGCGCCTCATTGGCTCCGGCAATTCTCAATTGACCGTCCCCTCTGTACATCGTACCACCGGAAATGCTTACCTTAATTTGTCCCTTTGCCCATACCCCGCAAGTGCCGTCACTATGCACATTCTCTGTGGCTTGTCCTCTGAATTCAATAGTGTCGTCATTCACGACTTGAGTCGTAAACGACTCTGAACCACCCTCCAGACCGATCGTAAAGGATACACCTCCCGGTTCATCGCTCCAAATTCTTGAGACCACCAGATCATCAGCATGGGAGGCAAAAATCTCACGATGCAGCGTTGTTCCACTACTTTGAACCACTGTCTGGGCTACCGCACAGGTCAAATCCAGCTCTCGCTCGATAGCCGCTGCTGACCCGGAATCCGTGTCCTGTTCTGCAAAGTCAATGACAACCTCGCATAAACCAAGGTTCGTACCGAAATTTCGTTTCTTCGGCTGCAGATGTTGTTTGGCTAGACGGTCACCTTCGTTATAATCGCCAGCAAAGAAGTACTTCCGCATCTCTTCCAGCGCAGCTCTGCCTCCGAAAGGAGCAGGCTCTGACTCAGCTTGACCCGACCAGTAGGTAACCTCGGTCATGTTCCATACCTCACGATACGGAGCAGCTATCACTACTGCACCTATTCTTCCGTTGCCCAGTGGCAATCCTTGTGACCAATCTGTTGCAGGGGTAGAATACCATAATCTAAAATCGCTCATTTTATTTTCTCCTGTCCATAGTAGAATCTGTGCAAGCGCGATAACCCTCTAAAAATGTTGTTAATTAATCCGCTATATAGTGTAAAACCATTCCTAATCCCATCTCTTTCAAGATGAATCATACTTTCTTAAACCTATCCAATATGTTGCGGATTTATTGTATTTATCGTATCATTTGGATGAATCACTGTCTTTGTTGACCTGTTCGATCATTTGACGATTTGTACGGTAAGATAAGAAAAGAGGAGCCGCATGAATAAACTATCTGAAATGACTCCATATGTCGGCGCAATTATGCCTTATGTGTACGACGGCAGCAGCAATGAGCATCTGAGAGTCGGTAATGCATACGCGTTCCACTTGTTTACTGATGGCCCCGGTGAGATGGAAATCGACGGAATACGTTATCCGATTGAACGAAGGACGCTTGTCTTTCTCCGTCCCGGTCAACCCCATGCTTTTCATATCGTGCCTTCTCATCCACTGTCGTCCTACAACATCTATTTTGATTTATGGGACAACCGCTCTCCAGTATCCAATAACCTTTCATTTATCCATGCCCCTGAAGTCTTACAATTTGAAAAAAAAGCCACCGAAGCACCCTGTGCCGAGCTGAACGAGTTGCCTTGCGTATTTCCACTAGCTAAATATCCCCTGCTATACGATAGTCTTGTGATGATTGCCAAGTCTTACAATGACGCGCTGTTCTATCGTAATGAGACGGCCAATAGCTATCTGTACGGCTGGATCTTGAGCTGGTATAATGCCCTCCATCAGCATCAGCCAAGTGATTATCGTATTGTCCGCCTGCTGGAATATTTGAACACCCACCCCGAGCGTGGTAAGTCTATCGAAGATTGGGCACAGTTCTGCGGGCTCAAGCGGACATATTTCCATGAGCTGTTTCTACGGGAGACCGGAATGACGCCGCGCGTCTATCATCATAATTTAGTCATGAGGCGGGCGGCAGGACTGCTTCTGGAGAGTGAGCTTAGTGTGACTGCGATCGCTGAGAAGCTGGGTTATCCTTCCATCCATCCTTTCTCCAGACATTTCAGTACCTGCTACGGCATTAATCCAACACAATACCGCCTTAATCCGCAAAGCCGAATACGAATGTAAGACTCCAACAAAAAAGAATACGCGCTATCCGCGAGAAGCGGTTACGCGTATTCTTTTTTCAATGTGTATAATCAGTTGGCTTTTGCCGTTAATTTGAAGATTTTGGACTCTGCCGGTTCGAGCGTAACTAC
This genomic stretch from Paenibacillus sp. FSL H7-0737 harbors:
- a CDS encoding helix-turn-helix domain-containing protein; the encoded protein is MNKLSEMTPYVGAIMPYVYDGSSNEHLRVGNAYAFHLFTDGPGEMEIDGIRYPIERRTLVFLRPGQPHAFHIVPSHPLSSYNIYFDLWDNRSPVSNNLSFIHAPEVLQFEKKATEAPCAELNELPCVFPLAKYPLLYDSLVMIAKSYNDALFYRNETANSYLYGWILSWYNALHQHQPSDYRIVRLLEYLNTHPERGKSIEDWAQFCGLKRTYFHELFLRETGMTPRVYHHNLVMRRAAGLLLESELSVTAIAEKLGYPSIHPFSRHFSTCYGINPTQYRLNPQSRIRM